The Phycicoccus sp. M110.8 genome includes a window with the following:
- a CDS encoding LysM peptidoglycan-binding domain-containing protein, protein MSAAVAWDVTAAPVREPRRPARPHLVSVPCGDEVRVPAPAPLRLTRAGRLAITLTVLVALVAIAVAAFSGGASATTIDHSTTVRSGQTLSEVAATQLPGLPVADAVARIQVANDLASDQVHAGQILLIPAVR, encoded by the coding sequence ATGAGTGCAGCAGTCGCCTGGGACGTCACCGCCGCGCCGGTGCGCGAGCCGCGCCGACCCGCACGCCCGCACCTGGTCTCGGTGCCGTGCGGCGACGAGGTCCGCGTCCCAGCGCCAGCACCGCTGCGCCTGACCCGCGCCGGACGGCTCGCCATCACCCTGACCGTGCTGGTGGCGCTCGTCGCCATCGCCGTGGCCGCCTTCTCCGGTGGTGCGTCGGCCACGACCATCGACCACTCCACCACCGTGCGCTCGGGGCAGACCCTCTCGGAGGTCGCCGCGACGCAGCTTCCCGGTCTCCCGGTGGCCGACGCCGTCGCCCGCATCCAGGTCGCCAACGACCTCGCCTCCGACCAGGTCCACGCGGGTCAGATCCTGCTCATCCCCGCCGTCCGCTGA
- the lexA gene encoding transcriptional repressor LexA — translation MSGDNVKELPDRDRGDGLTVRQRKVLEVIRNSVDRRGYPPSLREIGEAVGLTSPSSVAHQLATLERKGYLRRDPNRPRAIEVVSPDAGADGRGYRGGAAPQDEVAEFDETGMGDARPEASYVPVLGRIAAGVPITAEESVEEVFPLPKQIVGEGSLFLLKVVGDSMIDAAICDGDWVVVRQQPTADNGDIVAAMLDNEATVKTFKRRDGKVWLLPHNPAFEPIDGDHATILGKVTAVLRRV, via the coding sequence ATGAGCGGCGACAACGTCAAGGAACTCCCCGACCGCGACCGCGGCGACGGCCTGACCGTCCGCCAGCGCAAGGTCCTGGAGGTCATCCGCAACTCGGTCGACCGACGGGGCTACCCGCCGAGCCTGCGCGAGATCGGCGAGGCCGTCGGCCTGACGTCACCGAGCTCGGTCGCGCACCAGCTGGCCACCCTCGAGCGCAAGGGCTACCTGCGCCGCGACCCGAACCGGCCCCGGGCCATCGAGGTCGTCTCCCCCGACGCCGGCGCCGACGGCCGTGGCTACCGCGGCGGCGCGGCCCCGCAGGACGAGGTCGCCGAGTTCGACGAGACCGGCATGGGCGACGCCCGCCCCGAGGCCTCCTACGTCCCGGTGCTGGGCCGGATCGCCGCCGGCGTGCCGATCACCGCGGAGGAGTCGGTCGAGGAGGTCTTCCCCCTGCCGAAGCAGATCGTCGGCGAGGGCTCGCTGTTCCTGCTCAAGGTCGTCGGGGACTCGATGATCGACGCGGCGATCTGCGACGGCGACTGGGTGGTCGTCCGCCAGCAGCCCACGGCCGACAACGGCGACATCGTCGCGGCAATGCTGGACAACGAGGCGACGGTCAAGACGTTCAAGCGCCGCGACGGCAAGGTCTGGCTGCTCCCCCACAACCCGGCGTTCGAGCCGATCGACGGCGACCACGCGACGATCCTCGGCAAGGTCACAGCGGTCCTGCGCCGCGTCTGA
- a CDS encoding DUF4259 domain-containing protein, whose product MGATGAGPFENDDALDFLDDLEESDPEGRRERVESALGRVVRARDYIEAPVMSEAIAAAVIVSACDDPESVVGERNVPRWVDEDPLDIDERLEELATQALHRALRSDDNELWELWADGDGGEKFTARLTHYLDALGDES is encoded by the coding sequence ATGGGTGCGACGGGTGCGGGACCGTTCGAGAACGACGACGCACTGGACTTCCTCGACGACCTCGAGGAGTCCGACCCCGAGGGGCGCAGGGAGCGGGTGGAGTCGGCGCTGGGCCGGGTCGTCCGCGCCCGCGACTACATCGAGGCGCCGGTGATGTCGGAGGCGATCGCCGCGGCCGTCATCGTGTCGGCCTGCGACGACCCCGAGTCGGTGGTGGGGGAGCGCAACGTCCCTCGCTGGGTCGACGAGGACCCGCTCGACATCGACGAGCGCCTCGAGGAGCTGGCCACCCAGGCGCTGCACCGGGCCCTGCGCTCGGACGACAACGAGCTGTGGGAGCTGTGGGCCGACGGCGACGGCGGCGAGAAGTTCACCGCCCGCCTCACGCACTACCTCGACGCGCTGGGCGACGAGAGCTGA
- a CDS encoding N-acetyltransferase family protein — protein MSAPATAPGPVTVRDATPSDLPAMAAIYDEQVRTSVATFDTQERGAAYLGEKLAATGPGDVVLVACLDEEVVGYAFSGPFRPRPAYAGTKEVSVYVDASARGRGVARSLYAALLARLDAEPSVHTQLAVIAQPNEASEALHVAFGFERVGVLREVGNKFGRWVDTVWYQRLA, from the coding sequence ATGTCCGCCCCCGCCACCGCACCCGGGCCTGTCACGGTCCGCGACGCCACGCCGTCCGACCTGCCAGCGATGGCCGCGATCTACGACGAGCAGGTGCGCACGTCGGTGGCGACGTTCGACACCCAGGAGCGCGGCGCGGCATACCTCGGCGAGAAGCTGGCCGCGACCGGCCCCGGCGACGTGGTCCTCGTCGCGTGCCTCGACGAGGAGGTGGTCGGCTACGCGTTCTCCGGGCCCTTCCGCCCGCGTCCCGCCTACGCGGGCACCAAGGAGGTGTCGGTCTACGTCGACGCCTCCGCCCGAGGGCGTGGCGTCGCCCGGAGCCTGTATGCCGCGCTGCTGGCCCGGCTGGACGCCGAGCCGTCCGTGCACACGCAGCTCGCGGTCATCGCCCAGCCGAACGAGGCCAGCGAGGCGCTCCACGTGGCGTTCGGCTTCGAGCGCGTGGGGGTCCTGCGGGAGGTGGGGAACAAGTTCGGCCGTTGGGTCGACACCGTCTGGTACCAACGGCTCGCCTGA
- a CDS encoding class I SAM-dependent methyltransferase, which translates to MSEERGHEHRPSGSAPGGSGGERRRMWDERYAATGRVWSAEPNAEVERIIGDWEPGRALDLGAGEGRHAVWLAAKRWRVTAVDFSAVGLAKGEKESAARGLRVDWVVADVRSWQPPASTAYDLVLVAYLHLPEDVLTRATAWLAPGGALVVVGHALRNLSEGVGGPQDPALLQTVEGLREVASELDIERCEEIVRHTDAGDAIDVVLVARRPTS; encoded by the coding sequence ATGAGCGAGGAACGCGGCCACGAGCACCGACCGTCGGGCAGCGCGCCGGGCGGCAGCGGCGGCGAGCGCCGGAGGATGTGGGACGAGCGGTATGCCGCGACCGGCCGCGTCTGGAGCGCGGAGCCGAACGCCGAGGTGGAGCGCATCATCGGCGACTGGGAGCCGGGACGGGCCCTCGACCTCGGGGCGGGCGAGGGGCGGCACGCGGTGTGGCTGGCTGCCAAGCGGTGGCGCGTCACCGCGGTCGACTTCTCGGCCGTTGGCCTGGCCAAGGGCGAGAAGGAGTCCGCCGCCCGCGGGCTGCGGGTCGACTGGGTGGTCGCGGACGTCCGGTCGTGGCAGCCGCCGGCATCCACGGCGTACGACCTCGTGCTGGTGGCCTACCTGCACCTGCCGGAGGACGTCCTCACCCGGGCCACGGCGTGGCTGGCGCCCGGCGGCGCCCTCGTCGTCGTGGGGCACGCACTGCGCAACCTGAGCGAGGGCGTCGGAGGACCGCAGGACCCCGCCCTGCTGCAGACGGTCGAGGGGCTGCGCGAGGTCGCGTCGGAGCTCGACATCGAGCGCTGCGAGGAGATCGTGCGGCACACCGACGCCGGCGACGCGATCGACGTCGTGCTGGTGGCCCGGCGCCCGACGTCCTGA
- a CDS encoding NAD-dependent protein deacetylase has protein sequence MTRPATTTTTEDDLDHVAALLDRGGVVALTGAGISTESGIPDYRGPDGQRRVTPMQYSEFTASSEARKKYWARSYVGWQRFNLARPNAGHDAVARLQATGRIGSVITQNVDGLHQHAGATDVVELHGSLAKVVCLTCGDRSSRWDLDERMREANPSFTVTSDEIRPDGDIALNALDVEAFVVPLCLVCGRDTLKPDVVFFGESVPKPLVEKCFRLTESASALLVLGSSLKVMSGYRFVRRAHALGIPVAIITRGRTRGDGEASIQLDAPLGPTLTRLVARLGA, from the coding sequence GTGACCCGGCCCGCCACCACGACGACGACCGAGGACGACCTCGACCACGTCGCGGCCCTCCTCGACCGGGGCGGTGTCGTCGCCCTCACCGGGGCCGGGATCTCGACGGAGTCCGGCATCCCCGACTACCGCGGACCCGACGGCCAGCGGCGCGTCACGCCGATGCAGTACTCGGAGTTCACCGCCTCGAGCGAGGCCCGCAAGAAGTACTGGGCCCGCAGCTACGTCGGGTGGCAGCGCTTCAACCTCGCCCGCCCGAACGCCGGCCATGACGCGGTCGCCCGGCTGCAGGCGACCGGTCGGATCGGCTCGGTCATCACGCAGAACGTCGACGGCCTGCACCAGCACGCCGGCGCCACCGACGTCGTCGAGCTGCACGGCTCGCTGGCCAAGGTCGTCTGCCTCACCTGCGGCGACCGCTCCAGCCGCTGGGACCTCGACGAGCGGATGCGCGAGGCCAACCCCTCGTTCACGGTGACGTCCGACGAGATCCGACCCGACGGCGACATCGCGCTCAACGCCCTCGACGTCGAGGCGTTCGTCGTCCCGCTCTGCCTGGTGTGCGGCCGCGACACTCTCAAGCCGGACGTCGTCTTCTTCGGCGAGTCGGTGCCCAAACCGTTGGTGGAGAAGTGCTTTCGCCTGACCGAGTCAGCCAGTGCGCTGCTCGTGCTCGGCTCGAGCCTGAAGGTGATGAGCGGCTACCGGTTCGTCCGCCGCGCGCACGCGCTGGGCATCCCGGTCGCGATCATCACCCGCGGCCGGACACGGGGTGACGGCGAGGCGAGCATCCAGCTCGACGCCCCCCTGGGCCCGACCCTGACGCGCCTCGTGGCCCGGCTCGGCGCCTGA
- a CDS encoding patatin-like phospholipase family protein has protein sequence MRRTRASSRTDAAAGATTDGGRVSGPSAFIDRTMKPEQSATTRALDDVDPDTDVADLGDAVTPQTGRRRSGTALCLSGGGYRAALFHLGALRRLSELGVLAQLTTVSGVSGGSIVANLVADPRLTFPAGGGEVQGFEEYVAAPLARLTSRNIRTPALLSRLLPWRWLTSDAAVRALADELTETVAWWSTPLRDNAVAGPAIITGATEIGYGVNWVFEDPTAHQPHGRVGDYRLGYAAPPGTVRIADIVAASCAFPPFFAPMVLDGDALGLTGGHKGLESDDARRAIRHRIRLTDGGVYDNLGLEPVWKRHATVLVSDGGGVFRARTERTVAGRMLRILGIATNGGQSVRSRWLHAAYARQAILGTSWALDMVVDGCYPRSTTELINAVRTDLDTFSEQEQHVLERHGYLIADAQVRAHAPHLITRDVPPNPPHDDVADPAVAERALADSAKRLLLGRF, from the coding sequence GTGAGGCGCACGCGCGCCTCGTCACGCACTGACGCCGCGGCCGGTGCCACGACCGACGGCGGGCGGGTGTCCGGACCCTCTGCTTTCATCGACCGCACGATGAAGCCCGAGCAGAGCGCCACCACCCGAGCCCTCGACGACGTCGACCCCGACACCGACGTCGCGGACCTTGGCGACGCCGTCACCCCGCAGACCGGCCGCCGCCGCAGCGGCACGGCCCTGTGCCTGTCCGGCGGCGGCTACCGCGCCGCGCTCTTCCACCTCGGCGCCCTGCGCCGCCTCAGCGAGCTCGGCGTCCTCGCCCAGCTCACGACGGTCAGCGGCGTCTCCGGCGGCTCGATCGTCGCCAACCTCGTGGCCGACCCCCGGCTCACCTTTCCTGCCGGTGGGGGAGAGGTGCAGGGCTTCGAGGAGTACGTCGCGGCGCCGCTCGCCCGCCTCACCTCCCGCAACATCCGCACGCCGGCCCTGCTGAGCCGGCTGTTGCCCTGGCGCTGGCTGACCTCCGACGCCGCGGTGCGCGCCCTCGCCGACGAGCTCACCGAGACCGTCGCGTGGTGGTCGACCCCGTTGCGGGACAACGCCGTCGCCGGGCCCGCCATCATCACCGGTGCCACCGAGATCGGCTACGGCGTCAACTGGGTGTTCGAGGACCCGACCGCCCACCAGCCGCACGGGCGCGTGGGCGACTACCGCCTCGGGTATGCCGCGCCGCCCGGCACCGTGCGCATCGCCGACATCGTGGCTGCCTCCTGCGCGTTCCCGCCCTTCTTCGCGCCGATGGTCCTGGACGGCGACGCCCTCGGCCTCACCGGCGGCCACAAGGGCCTGGAGTCCGACGACGCCCGCCGGGCGATCCGCCACCGCATCCGCCTCACCGACGGCGGTGTCTACGACAACCTCGGCCTCGAGCCCGTCTGGAAGCGCCACGCCACGGTCCTCGTCAGCGACGGGGGCGGCGTCTTCCGTGCCCGCACCGAGCGCACCGTCGCCGGTCGCATGCTGCGGATCCTCGGCATCGCCACGAACGGCGGCCAGTCGGTGCGCTCCCGCTGGCTGCACGCGGCATACGCACGGCAGGCGATCCTCGGCACGTCCTGGGCGCTCGACATGGTGGTGGACGGCTGCTACCCGCGCAGCACGACCGAGCTCATCAACGCCGTCCGGACGGACCTCGACACCTTCTCCGAGCAGGAGCAGCACGTCCTCGAGCGCCACGGCTACCTCATCGCCGACGCGCAGGTGCGCGCCCACGCACCGCACCTCATCACACGTGACGTCCCGCCGAACCCTCCCCACGACGACGTCGCCGACCCGGCCGTGGCCGAGCGGGCCCTGGCCGACTCGGCGAAGCGACTGCTGCTCGGCCGGTTCTGA
- a CDS encoding DUF6318 family protein, with protein MQVRRGAFTAVVVAGSLALAACTGGGESPPSATSSTTSSSSSSTTSSTTTQSPSATKTVALPPEATKHTEAGAVAFAKYFLQVSSEAFVEGDGSTVRALSESSCTGCGAIARAADNEYADGLHPATARFVFRDSNVQPSSSGDLRVIDVIGTERSVAMVDAAGAEKRRTKAEPSWTRSTVRWTGREWVMQDFAVVKQS; from the coding sequence GTGCAGGTCCGCAGAGGGGCGTTCACTGCAGTCGTCGTCGCGGGGTCACTGGCGCTCGCGGCGTGCACCGGCGGGGGCGAGAGCCCACCGTCTGCGACGTCGTCGACGACCAGCAGCTCGAGCAGCTCGACGACATCGTCGACCACCACCCAGAGCCCCAGCGCCACCAAGACCGTGGCCCTCCCACCCGAGGCGACGAAGCACACCGAAGCCGGCGCCGTCGCCTTCGCGAAGTACTTCTTGCAGGTCTCCAGCGAAGCCTTCGTGGAGGGCGATGGATCGACAGTCCGTGCCCTCTCTGAGAGTTCGTGCACCGGGTGCGGGGCGATCGCCCGAGCTGCCGACAACGAATATGCAGACGGGTTGCACCCGGCGACGGCCCGCTTCGTCTTCAGAGACTCCAACGTGCAGCCAAGCAGCTCTGGCGACCTGCGGGTGATCGACGTGATCGGCACCGAGAGGTCAGTCGCAATGGTTGACGCGGCGGGCGCAGAGAAGCGGCGGACCAAAGCTGAACCGTCGTGGACGCGATCCACTGTTCGGTGGACTGGCAGGGAATGGGTGATGCAGGACTTCGCGGTGGTGAAGCAGTCATGA
- a CDS encoding LysR family transcriptional regulator yields MIDAAGLRVMKAIADEGSFTGAALALGYSQPAISQMVRRLEQRTGTVLVERVGRNVRLTEAGQVLARHAVSVLAALDAAEEEVAAIAGLRAGRVRLMAFPSSSATLVPRALALVKQRFPDVQVTFTEAEPPESLAALKAGECDLAVAFAYEGTDVGRGEEDMDLFVQHKLLDDEVRLALPRDHPLATEPVADLTKLADENWIAGCPRCRGHLLQMCATAGFSPNVGFETEDYVAVLGLVAEGLGVALIPDLILRTAHHRDVVTLPIQPASRRTVSVVTTPDLQRVPAVQATIEALVEAAKAKPRVLAST; encoded by the coding sequence ATGATCGACGCTGCCGGCCTTCGCGTCATGAAGGCGATCGCCGACGAGGGGAGCTTCACCGGAGCAGCCCTCGCCCTCGGCTACTCCCAGCCCGCCATCTCGCAGATGGTGCGCCGCCTCGAGCAGCGCACCGGCACCGTCCTGGTCGAGCGCGTCGGCCGCAACGTGCGCCTCACCGAGGCCGGCCAGGTGCTGGCGCGGCACGCCGTGTCCGTCCTCGCCGCCCTCGACGCCGCCGAGGAGGAGGTCGCCGCCATCGCCGGGCTCCGGGCCGGGCGCGTCCGCCTCATGGCCTTCCCCTCCAGCTCGGCGACGCTCGTCCCCCGCGCGCTCGCGCTGGTCAAGCAGCGCTTTCCCGACGTGCAGGTCACCTTCACCGAGGCCGAGCCGCCCGAGTCCCTCGCGGCGCTCAAGGCGGGTGAGTGCGACCTGGCCGTCGCCTTCGCCTACGAGGGCACGGACGTCGGGCGCGGCGAGGAGGACATGGACCTCTTCGTGCAGCACAAGCTCCTCGACGACGAGGTCCGCCTCGCCCTCCCCCGCGACCACCCGCTGGCCACCGAGCCGGTCGCCGACCTCACCAAGCTCGCCGACGAGAACTGGATCGCCGGCTGCCCGCGGTGCCGCGGCCACCTGCTGCAGATGTGTGCCACGGCCGGCTTCTCGCCGAACGTCGGGTTCGAGACCGAGGACTACGTCGCCGTGCTCGGCCTCGTGGCCGAGGGCCTGGGGGTGGCGCTCATCCCCGACCTCATCCTGCGCACCGCCCACCACCGCGACGTCGTCACGCTGCCGATCCAGCCCGCGTCCCGGCGCACGGTCAGTGTCGTGACCACGCCGGACCTCCAGCGGGTGCCCGCCGTGCAGGCCACGATCGAGGCCCTGGTGGAGGCGGCCAAGGCCAAGCCCCGCGTCCTCGCCAGCACCTGA
- a CDS encoding ComEC/Rec2 family competence protein, translated as MSAAASLPDRRLDLRLLVPALAAWAFSAGVLGVRPGLLAGVSTALVVVSVVALGRRRWAAGGLVTMCAAACALTGVSVAAHSAERSAGPLGTLARDHATVELVATVSTDPRLRQTKGLAGASVYARLTVTRVAARGSVSRVAAPVLLVGDERWRDVQWHQRLAVHGRLVPADPGDDVVAVLKPSGGPVVVGRPGVVARVAEHLRSGLRRASDPLPTDARGLLPALVIGDTSRTPSDLTDAMLATGMTHLSAVSGSNVAIVLAFALGAGRLFGLPRRARVPWALVVLPGFVVLARPEPSVVRAATMGAIGLLGLSASRRAAGVPVLSAAVVVLLVVDPWLSRSYGFALSTLATLGLLLFTRSWGDAIGRRLPSRARSLGPALAIPVAAQAMCAPVVVLLLGSVSVVGVLANLLAAPLVAPATVSGVGAAVVAPVWPFGATLLCWVGALPALGICWVARTCATVPGGTMPWPDGAPGAVLLAALTVVVVLSARRWAHLARWHPVAFVSVVVLVVAGAAPTSAVSWPPPGWRFVACDVGQGDGLVLATTPGHAVVVDTGPDPALIDACLRRLQVHVVDSVVLTHFHADHADGLPGVLRGRTVRGVLATPVRDPPYQWQEVERWTRARGIPVTGVAAGDHLSWPGVEADVWWPARKLDSGSVPNNASVVLAVRTGPVDLLLLGDVEREAAHAVLLQLRRDPAMAARAGSFDVVKVAHHGSANLDPDLLKAVAAPIAVISVGKDNDYGHPSPKALQVLARDGYAVLRTDQRGDVAVVDDHGSVGVTWRRR; from the coding sequence GTGAGCGCCGCCGCGTCGCTCCCGGACCGGCGCCTCGACCTGCGGCTGCTCGTGCCCGCCCTGGCGGCATGGGCCTTCAGCGCTGGGGTGCTCGGCGTGCGACCGGGACTCCTCGCCGGCGTCTCGACGGCGTTGGTGGTCGTGTCGGTCGTCGCCCTCGGACGGCGGCGGTGGGCCGCCGGCGGCCTGGTGACCATGTGCGCCGCTGCGTGCGCGCTGACCGGGGTGTCGGTCGCGGCTCACTCGGCCGAGCGCTCCGCGGGTCCTCTGGGGACCCTGGCCCGGGACCATGCCACGGTCGAGCTGGTGGCCACGGTCTCCACGGACCCGCGGCTGCGGCAGACGAAGGGTCTCGCCGGGGCCAGTGTCTACGCGCGCCTCACCGTGACCCGGGTGGCTGCGCGCGGATCGGTGAGCCGGGTGGCAGCTCCGGTGCTGCTGGTCGGGGACGAGCGGTGGCGTGACGTCCAGTGGCACCAGCGGCTTGCCGTCCACGGCCGACTGGTTCCGGCCGACCCCGGCGACGACGTCGTGGCCGTCCTGAAGCCCTCTGGCGGGCCCGTCGTCGTCGGCCGGCCGGGAGTGGTGGCGCGGGTTGCCGAGCACCTGCGGTCGGGGCTGCGCCGGGCCTCGGACCCGCTGCCCACGGACGCCCGGGGACTGCTGCCCGCCCTCGTCATCGGGGACACGAGCCGCACCCCGTCGGACCTGACCGACGCCATGCTCGCCACCGGGATGACGCACCTGAGCGCCGTGTCCGGCTCGAACGTCGCGATCGTGCTCGCCTTCGCCCTCGGCGCCGGCCGGCTGTTCGGACTCCCGAGGCGCGCCCGGGTCCCGTGGGCCCTGGTCGTGCTGCCCGGCTTCGTCGTGCTGGCGCGTCCCGAGCCCAGCGTCGTGCGCGCGGCCACCATGGGCGCCATCGGGCTGCTCGGCCTCAGCGCGTCACGCCGGGCGGCTGGCGTGCCCGTGCTGTCTGCCGCCGTGGTCGTCCTGCTGGTCGTCGACCCGTGGCTGAGCCGGTCCTACGGCTTCGCGCTGTCGACCCTGGCGACGCTCGGGCTCCTGCTGTTCACACGGTCGTGGGGCGACGCGATCGGCCGGCGGCTCCCGTCCCGTGCCAGGTCCCTCGGCCCCGCGCTCGCCATCCCCGTGGCCGCGCAGGCGATGTGCGCGCCCGTCGTGGTGCTGCTCCTGGGGTCGGTGTCGGTGGTCGGGGTCCTCGCCAACCTCCTCGCCGCCCCGCTCGTGGCCCCCGCGACCGTGTCCGGCGTCGGTGCGGCCGTCGTCGCCCCGGTGTGGCCCTTCGGCGCCACGCTGCTGTGCTGGGTCGGTGCCCTGCCCGCCCTGGGCATCTGCTGGGTGGCCCGTACCTGTGCGACGGTCCCCGGCGGGACCATGCCGTGGCCCGACGGAGCCCCCGGCGCGGTCCTCCTGGCCGCGCTCACCGTCGTGGTCGTCCTCAGCGCCCGGCGCTGGGCCCACCTGGCTCGCTGGCACCCCGTGGCCTTCGTGTCGGTCGTGGTCCTCGTCGTCGCGGGGGCGGCTCCGACGTCCGCGGTGTCCTGGCCGCCCCCGGGGTGGCGGTTCGTCGCGTGCGACGTCGGCCAGGGCGACGGGCTCGTGCTCGCGACGACGCCCGGCCACGCGGTGGTCGTCGACACGGGGCCCGACCCCGCCCTCATCGACGCCTGCCTGCGGCGGCTGCAGGTGCACGTCGTGGACTCGGTCGTGCTCACCCACTTCCACGCGGACCACGCTGACGGGCTCCCCGGGGTGCTGCGCGGCCGGACGGTTCGCGGTGTGCTCGCCACCCCTGTGCGGGACCCGCCCTACCAGTGGCAGGAGGTGGAGCGATGGACGCGCGCACGCGGCATACCGGTCACGGGCGTCGCCGCCGGCGACCACCTCAGCTGGCCCGGGGTGGAGGCCGACGTGTGGTGGCCCGCGCGGAAGCTCGACAGCGGCTCGGTGCCGAACAACGCCTCCGTCGTGCTCGCCGTGCGCACCGGGCCGGTCGACCTCCTGCTCCTCGGCGACGTGGAACGGGAGGCCGCGCACGCGGTCCTGCTGCAGCTGCGGCGCGACCCTGCGATGGCCGCCCGGGCGGGGAGCTTCGACGTCGTCAAGGTCGCGCACCACGGCTCGGCCAACCTCGACCCCGACCTGCTGAAGGCGGTTGCCGCTCCCATCGCGGTGATCAGCGTCGGGAAGGACAACGACTACGGGCACCCGTCACCCAAGGCGCTGCAGGTCCTCGCGCGCGACGGGTATGCCGTGCTGCGCACCGACCAGCGCGGCGACGTGGCGGTCGTCGACGACCACGGCTCGGTCGGGGTGACCTGGCGACGCCGCTGA
- a CDS encoding helix-hairpin-helix domain-containing protein codes for MRPGGVELELWQPERAWIASTPSGAHGVPAGRAGTTDERVSAPGAPPHADSAAGAGGAAVRRGVVPGRHRRPRPPGPAWLALPEALRGARLTAPRAAAAGLLLVVLVATLVFGARVALARAASEPRPIAPAPAQTGVLTRGSSTFATSATSAGGGGPPTTGTTVTVHVVGQVARPGIVRLPSGSRVGDAVARAGGALKGADVAAINLARVLVDGEQVRVPKPGEVVVAPAGPSAPEGGGTGSSGGGGGAGSPPGGSAGALNLNQATAAQLEDLPGVGPVLAQRIVDWRTEHGRFTTVDELNEVSGIGEKIFAELKPKVTV; via the coding sequence GTGCGGCCGGGCGGTGTCGAGCTCGAGCTGTGGCAGCCGGAACGGGCGTGGATCGCCTCCACCCCCAGCGGTGCGCACGGCGTGCCCGCGGGACGTGCGGGCACGACGGATGAGCGGGTGTCGGCTCCGGGCGCGCCACCCCACGCGGACAGCGCAGCAGGAGCGGGCGGCGCCGCAGTCCGGCGTGGGGTCGTCCCCGGCAGGCACCGGAGGCCGCGACCCCCTGGACCCGCGTGGCTCGCGCTGCCCGAGGCGCTGCGCGGTGCCCGGCTGACGGCTCCCCGGGCCGCCGCGGCCGGTCTCCTGCTCGTGGTCCTCGTGGCGACCCTCGTCTTCGGGGCCCGCGTGGCCCTGGCGCGCGCGGCGAGCGAGCCGCGCCCGATCGCACCGGCACCCGCGCAGACCGGTGTCCTGACCCGTGGGTCGTCGACCTTCGCCACCTCGGCGACAAGCGCTGGAGGCGGCGGGCCGCCCACGACGGGGACGACGGTCACCGTGCACGTGGTCGGGCAGGTGGCCCGCCCCGGCATCGTCCGCCTGCCGTCCGGCTCGAGGGTCGGTGACGCTGTCGCGCGCGCCGGGGGAGCGCTCAAGGGGGCAGACGTGGCGGCCATCAACCTCGCGCGCGTGCTCGTCGACGGCGAGCAGGTGCGGGTCCCCAAGCCGGGAGAGGTCGTCGTGGCGCCAGCCGGTCCCAGTGCGCCCGAGGGTGGCGGCACCGGGTCGTCGGGTGGGGGCGGTGGCGCCGGCAGCCCGCCGGGTGGCTCTGCCGGTGCGCTCAACCTGAACCAGGCTACGGCCGCCCAGCTCGAGGACCTGCCCGGTGTCGGGCCCGTCCTGGCCCAGCGCATCGTCGACTGGCGCACCGAGCACGGCCGCTTCACCACCGTCGACGAGCTGAACGAGGTCAGCGGCATCGGCGAGAAGATCTTCGCCGAGCTCAAGCCGAAGGTCACGGTGTGA
- the plsY gene encoding glycerol-3-phosphate 1-O-acyltransferase PlsY gives MTALDAVVQSTGEVVWSTGGVVQGVVAAVVAFLLGSVNPATILARVLGKDLAGSGSGNPGATNAGRVLGLRWGVVVGVADVLKGYLPVVLASAFLGSLVALVVGLAVVLGHIWSPFLKGHGGKGVATSLGAILAVQPWFGLVMLVLFVLLVWRFRWVAGASVSACLLLLVLGLLAVVGWLPDWVPDVSRQTGVWCAVLALVVIYRHRRNIELWLLARRESSTG, from the coding sequence ATGACGGCGCTCGACGCGGTGGTGCAGTCGACCGGCGAGGTCGTCTGGTCGACGGGCGGTGTCGTGCAGGGGGTCGTCGCCGCGGTGGTGGCGTTCCTGCTGGGCTCGGTGAACCCGGCCACGATCCTCGCGCGGGTGCTCGGCAAGGACCTCGCCGGCTCCGGGTCGGGCAACCCCGGGGCGACCAACGCCGGTCGGGTGCTCGGCCTGCGCTGGGGGGTCGTCGTCGGGGTCGCGGACGTCCTCAAGGGCTACCTGCCGGTGGTGCTGGCGAGCGCGTTCCTCGGGTCCCTGGTGGCGCTCGTCGTCGGGCTGGCGGTCGTGCTCGGCCACATCTGGTCGCCGTTCCTGAAGGGGCACGGAGGCAAGGGGGTCGCGACGTCGCTGGGCGCGATCCTGGCGGTGCAGCCGTGGTTCGGGCTGGTCATGCTCGTGCTGTTCGTCCTGCTGGTGTGGCGGTTCCGCTGGGTGGCGGGTGCGTCGGTATCGGCCTGCCTGCTGCTGCTCGTGCTGGGGCTGCTGGCCGTGGTGGGGTGGCTCCCGGACTGGGTGCCCGACGTGAGCCGGCAAACGGGCGTGTGGTGCGCGGTGCTGGCCCTCGTCGTCATCTACCGGCACCGCCGCAACATCGAGCTGTGGCTGCTCGCCCGCCGGGAGTCGTCCACAGGCTGA